Proteins from one Mycobacterium sp. HUMS_12744610 genomic window:
- the rbpA gene encoding RNA polymerase-binding protein RbpA — protein sequence MADRVLRGSRLGAVSYETDRNHDLAPRQIARYRTENGEEFEVPFADDADIPGTWLCRNGMEGTLIEGDLPEPKKVKPPRTHWDMLLERRSVEELEELLKERLELIRSRRRG from the coding sequence ATGGCTGATCGAGTCCTGCGGGGTAGTCGCCTCGGCGCCGTCAGCTACGAGACCGACCGTAACCACGATCTGGCGCCGCGTCAGATAGCCCGGTACCGCACCGAGAACGGCGAGGAGTTCGAGGTTCCGTTCGCCGACGACGCCGACATCCCCGGCACCTGGCTGTGCCGGAACGGCATGGAAGGCACCCTGATCGAGGGCGATCTGCCCGAGCCGAAGAAGGTCAAGCCGCCGCGTACCCACTGGGACATGCTGTTGGAGCGCCGCTCCGTCGAAGAACTCGAAGAGCTGCTCAAAGAGCGGCTCGAGCTGATCAGGTCGCGCCGCCGCGGCTGA
- a CDS encoding amidohydrolase, whose translation MAVRGGVVVWLGSDAVGREQFPDATVENLDGGFVAPAFVDSHVHLSAIGLALSGLDLRAATSRAHCLKMIGDHAAAHPGLPVWGHGWDESAWPDNDAPGTVDLDGVLGDRPAYLARVDVHSALASTALRRLVPGLAAAAGFAPERPLTGDAHHLVRAVARGLLTDTQLAEARAAALRAVAASGIVAVHECAGPEIGGLDDWLRLCAPDRNVQGVPGVEVIGYWGEAVTTPARARALLDETGARGLAGDLFVDGALGSRTAWLHEPYTDAPDRVGSCHLDPDAVEAHVRACTQAQVTAGFHVIGDAAVTAVVAAFEAVVADLGMAAVARCGHRLEHLEMVTAEQAAKLGAWGVIASVQPNFDALWGGPTGMYAQRLGAERGSRLNPFALLASQGVPLALGSDAPVTGLDPWVSVRAAVNHRTAGSAISPRAAFAAATRGGWRASGALDARAGTLVPGAPASYAVWDAGPLDTRAAPDGVQRWSTDPRSRVPALPRLGAGDPVPRCRQTVHRGAVIHG comes from the coding sequence ATGGCGGTGCGCGGGGGCGTCGTCGTCTGGCTGGGCAGCGACGCCGTCGGCCGCGAGCAGTTCCCCGACGCCACCGTGGAAAATCTCGACGGCGGGTTCGTCGCGCCGGCGTTCGTGGACAGCCATGTTCACCTCAGCGCGATCGGCCTGGCGCTCAGCGGCCTGGACCTGCGGGCGGCCACCTCGCGTGCGCACTGCCTGAAGATGATCGGCGACCATGCGGCCGCCCATCCCGGCCTGCCGGTGTGGGGGCACGGCTGGGACGAATCGGCGTGGCCGGACAACGATGCCCCCGGCACCGTCGACCTCGACGGCGTGCTCGGCGACCGGCCCGCCTACCTGGCCCGCGTCGACGTCCACTCCGCCCTCGCCTCGACCGCGCTGCGGCGGCTGGTTCCCGGCCTGGCCGCCGCCGCCGGTTTCGCCCCCGAGCGGCCACTGACCGGCGACGCGCATCACCTGGTTCGGGCCGTCGCCCGGGGCCTGCTCACCGATACGCAGCTGGCCGAGGCGCGGGCGGCCGCGCTGCGGGCCGTCGCCGCGTCCGGGATCGTCGCCGTGCACGAATGCGCCGGTCCCGAGATCGGGGGCCTCGACGACTGGCTGCGGCTGTGCGCGCCGGACCGCAACGTCCAGGGCGTCCCGGGAGTGGAGGTGATCGGCTACTGGGGCGAGGCGGTCACCACCCCGGCTCGGGCCCGAGCGCTGCTGGATGAGACGGGCGCTCGCGGGCTGGCCGGCGATCTGTTCGTGGACGGGGCGCTGGGGTCGCGCACCGCCTGGTTGCACGAGCCCTACACCGACGCGCCCGACCGCGTCGGCAGCTGCCACCTGGACCCCGACGCCGTCGAAGCGCACGTGCGGGCATGCACGCAGGCGCAGGTCACGGCCGGCTTCCACGTCATCGGCGATGCCGCGGTCACGGCCGTCGTCGCGGCGTTCGAGGCGGTGGTCGCCGACCTGGGCATGGCCGCGGTCGCCCGATGCGGGCACCGGCTCGAGCACCTCGAGATGGTCACCGCCGAGCAGGCCGCCAAACTGGGCGCCTGGGGCGTCATCGCCAGCGTGCAGCCCAATTTCGACGCGCTGTGGGGCGGGCCCACCGGCATGTACGCGCAGCGGCTCGGCGCCGAGCGGGGCAGCCGGCTCAACCCGTTCGCGCTGTTAGCATCCCAAGGCGTGCCCCTCGCCCTCGGTTCCGATGCCCCGGTCACGGGCTTGGACCCGTGGGTGAGCGTCCGCGCCGCGGTCAACCATCGCACCGCGGGAAGCGCAATCTCGCCCCGGGCCGCATTCGCCGCCGCGACCCGCGGCGGCTGGCGCGCGAGCGGGGCGCTCGACGCCAGGGCGGGGACCCTGGTGCCCGGCGCGCCGGCGTCATACGCCGTGTGGGACGCCGGGCCCCTGGACACCCGGGCGGCGCCCGACGGTGTGCAGCGCTGGTCCACCGACCCGCGCTCCCGGGTTCCGGCGTTGCCCCGACTCGGCGCCGGCGACCCCGTGCCACGCTGCCGGCAAACCGTGCATCGGGGCGCTGTCATCCATGGTTAG
- a CDS encoding FxsA family protein, with protein sequence MLWRLLLIYAGVELAVIIALVSTIGFGWTVLALLASFVLGWALMVPMAGSQLVHHVGQLRSGLRNPRRALGDGALVTVATGLVVVPGLVTTALGILLLVPPIRAAAGSGLAAVTMRGLQRRVPLITTFAAGVRQGEPGGERDYIDYIDGEVIDVTEGEPPTLPNAPIAGGPRERTARSPY encoded by the coding sequence ATGCTGTGGCGGTTGTTGCTGATATATGCCGGTGTCGAACTCGCGGTGATCATCGCGCTGGTGTCGACGATCGGGTTCGGTTGGACCGTGTTGGCGCTGCTGGCCAGCTTCGTGCTCGGGTGGGCCCTGATGGTGCCGATGGCGGGATCGCAACTCGTCCACCACGTGGGCCAGCTGCGATCGGGCCTCAGGAATCCGCGGCGTGCGTTGGGCGACGGAGCCCTGGTGACGGTGGCCACCGGTCTGGTTGTCGTGCCCGGGTTGGTCACCACCGCGTTGGGGATCCTGCTGCTGGTGCCGCCCATCCGGGCCGCCGCCGGTTCGGGACTGGCCGCGGTGACGATGCGCGGCCTGCAGCGGCGGGTGCCGCTGATCACCACTTTCGCGGCCGGTGTACGGCAGGGCGAACCGGGCGGCGAACGCGACTACATCGACTACATCGACGGCGAGGTCATCGACGTGACCGAGGGCGAGCCCCCCACGTTGCCGAACGCCCCGATTGCCGGTGGGCCCCGGGAACGTACCGCGCGAAGCCCCTACTGA
- a CDS encoding dienelactone hydrolase family protein, producing the protein MTTIEINTPDGPIDALLSLPPGQGPWPGVVVVHDAFGYNPDKEATNDRIARAGYVAITPNLYARGGRARCITRVIREVLTQRGRSLDDLLAARDHLQAMPECTGQVGIAGFCMGGQFALVMASSGFGASAPFYGTPLPRHLGETLDGACPIVASFGARDPLGVGAPARLREMTDAKGVTADIKVYPHAGHSFANKLPAQPLLRITGFGYDEAATEDAWSRVFSFFRRHLTAS; encoded by the coding sequence ATGACAACGATCGAGATCAACACCCCCGACGGACCGATCGACGCGCTGCTGAGCCTGCCGCCGGGGCAGGGCCCCTGGCCGGGGGTGGTGGTGGTCCACGACGCGTTCGGCTACAACCCCGACAAGGAGGCGACCAACGACCGGATCGCCCGGGCGGGATACGTGGCGATCACGCCGAACCTGTACGCCCGGGGCGGCCGCGCCCGCTGCATCACCCGGGTCATACGGGAGGTGCTGACCCAGCGGGGCCGCTCCCTCGACGACCTGCTGGCCGCCCGCGACCACCTGCAGGCCATGCCGGAGTGCACCGGACAGGTCGGTATCGCGGGCTTCTGCATGGGCGGCCAGTTCGCGCTGGTGATGGCGTCCAGCGGCTTCGGCGCCTCGGCACCGTTCTACGGCACTCCGCTGCCGCGCCACCTCGGCGAGACGCTGGACGGCGCTTGCCCGATCGTGGCCAGCTTCGGCGCCCGCGACCCGCTCGGCGTCGGCGCGCCGGCGCGGCTGCGCGAAATGACCGACGCCAAGGGGGTGACCGCCGACATCAAGGTCTATCCGCACGCCGGGCACAGCTTCGCCAACAAGCTGCCGGCCCAGCCGCTGCTGCGCATCACCGGCTTCGGCTACGACGAAGCGGCGACCGAGGACGCGTGGAGCCGGGTGTTCTCGTTCTTCCGCCGGCACCTCACGGCGTCGTAG
- a CDS encoding PPOX class F420-dependent oxidoreductase, which yields MTPTFADLAKSQYVLLTTFTRDGRPKPTPVWAALDNKERDRLLVITQEKSWKVKRIRNTPRVTLAACDMRGNPKSEAVEGSAAVLDKSHTGAVYDAIGRRYGIVGKVFNLFSKLRGGMQNNVGLEIRPAGSPG from the coding sequence GTGACACCCACCTTTGCCGACCTCGCCAAGTCGCAATACGTCCTGCTGACCACGTTCACCAGGGATGGCCGGCCCAAGCCCACGCCCGTCTGGGCGGCCCTTGACAACAAGGAGAGGGACCGGCTGCTGGTGATCACGCAGGAGAAGTCGTGGAAGGTCAAGCGGATCCGCAACACCCCGCGGGTCACGCTGGCCGCTTGCGACATGCGCGGCAACCCGAAAAGCGAGGCCGTCGAAGGCAGCGCGGCCGTCCTCGACAAGTCGCACACGGGCGCCGTCTACGACGCGATCGGCAGGCGGTACGGCATCGTCGGCAAGGTCTTCAACCTGTTCAGCAAGCTGCGCGGCGGGATGCAGAACAACGTCGGCCTCGAGATCAGGCCCGCCGGAAGTCCCGGCTAG
- the cobN gene encoding cobaltochelatase subunit CobN, with translation MADPTILLLSTSDTDLIGARSSGKNYRWANPSRLSEDELASLLENAAVVVVRILGGYRAWQSGIDAVIASGVPAVLVSGEQAADAELTGLSTVAAGIAVQAHIYLAHGGVENLRQLHAFLSDTVLMTGYGFAEPMATPTWGELARAGAAERAEGPTIAVLYYRAQQLAGNTAYVEALCRAIEDAGGRPLPLYCASLRTAEPDLLQRLREADAMVVTVLAAGGLKPAAVSAGGDDDSWNVEHLAALDIPILQGLCLTSPRRQWLDNDDGLSPLDVATQVAVPEFDGRIITVPFSFKEFDDDGLISYAADPERCARVAGLAIRHARLRHVAPADKRVALVFSAYPTKHARIGNAVGLDTPASAVALLAAMREHGYRVGELPGVENGDGDALIHALIERGGQDPDWLTDGQLAGNPIRLPAREYRAWFATLPAELTEAVQAHWGPPPGELFVDRTNDPDGEIVIAAMRSGNLVLLVQPPRGFGENPVAIYHDPDLPPSHHYLAAYHWLDAGFGAHAVVHLGKHGNLEWLPGKTLGMSAACGPDAALGNLPLIYPFLVNDPGEGTQAKRRAHAVLVDHLIPPMARAETYGDIARLEQLLDEHANVAALDPAKLPAIRQQIWTLIRAAKMDHDLGLSERPAEDSFDDMLLHVDGWLCEIKDVQIRDGLHILGQKPSGETELDLVLAILRARQLFGGEHTLPGLRQALGLAEDGTDDRSSVDGAEAAARELVAALQATGWDADAVDRLTDNPDAAAVLRFAATEVVPRLAGSAAEIEQVLRALDGHFVPAGPSGSPLRGLVNVLPTGRNFYSVDPKAVPSRLAWEAGVALADSLLARYRDEHGRWPRSVGLSVWGTSAMRTSGDDIAEVLALLGVRPVWDDASRRVVGLTPIPPAELGRPRIDVTVRISGFFRDAFPHVVTMLDDAVRLVADLDEPAADNYVRAHAQADLAQHGDQRRSTTRIFGSKPGTYGAGLLQLIDSRNWRDDADLAQVYTAWGGFAYGRNLDGREAVDDMNRQYRRIAVAAKNTDTREHDIADSDDYFQYHGGMVATVRALTGQAPAAYIGDNTRPDAIRTRTLLEETTRVFRARVVNPRWMAAMRRHGYKGAFEMAATVDYLFGYDATAAVMADWMYEQLAERYVLDQENRKFMAESNPWALHGMAERLLEAAGRGMWADPQPETLDGLRQALLETEGDLEG, from the coding sequence GTGGCTGACCCGACCATTTTGCTGCTGTCGACCTCCGACACCGACCTGATCGGTGCCCGCTCCAGCGGCAAGAACTACCGGTGGGCCAACCCGTCGCGGCTCTCCGAAGACGAGCTGGCCTCCCTGCTGGAGAACGCCGCGGTCGTGGTGGTGCGGATCCTGGGCGGCTACCGCGCCTGGCAGAGCGGCATCGACGCGGTGATCGCGAGCGGCGTCCCGGCCGTCCTGGTCAGCGGTGAGCAGGCCGCCGACGCGGAGCTGACCGGCCTGTCGACGGTCGCCGCCGGGATCGCGGTGCAGGCCCACATCTATCTGGCCCACGGCGGCGTGGAAAACCTGCGTCAGTTGCACGCCTTCTTGTCGGACACCGTCCTGATGACGGGCTACGGGTTCGCCGAGCCGATGGCGACCCCCACCTGGGGCGAGCTCGCCCGCGCGGGTGCCGCTGAGCGCGCCGAAGGCCCGACGATCGCGGTGCTCTACTACCGCGCCCAGCAGTTGGCCGGGAACACCGCCTACGTCGAGGCGCTGTGCCGGGCGATCGAGGACGCCGGCGGCCGGCCCCTTCCGCTCTACTGCGCGTCGCTGCGCACCGCCGAACCCGATCTGCTGCAACGGCTTCGCGAGGCCGACGCCATGGTGGTCACCGTGCTCGCGGCCGGGGGACTGAAACCCGCGGCGGTGTCCGCCGGCGGGGACGACGACAGCTGGAACGTCGAACACCTGGCGGCCCTGGACATCCCGATCCTGCAGGGGCTTTGCCTCACCAGCCCGCGCAGGCAGTGGCTGGACAATGACGATGGTCTGAGCCCCCTCGACGTGGCCACCCAGGTGGCGGTGCCCGAGTTCGACGGGCGCATCATCACGGTTCCTTTCTCGTTCAAGGAATTCGACGACGACGGTCTGATCTCGTATGCGGCCGACCCGGAACGCTGCGCGCGGGTGGCGGGACTGGCGATCCGGCACGCGCGGCTGCGGCACGTCGCGCCCGCCGACAAGCGGGTGGCTCTGGTGTTCTCGGCGTACCCCACCAAGCACGCCCGCATCGGCAACGCGGTCGGCCTGGACACCCCGGCCAGCGCGGTCGCTCTGCTGGCGGCGATGCGCGAGCACGGCTACCGGGTGGGCGAGCTGCCCGGTGTGGAGAACGGCGACGGCGACGCGCTGATCCACGCGCTGATCGAACGCGGCGGCCAGGACCCCGACTGGCTCACCGACGGGCAGCTGGCAGGCAACCCGATTCGGTTGCCGGCCAGAGAATATCGTGCGTGGTTCGCCACATTGCCAGCCGAGCTGACCGAGGCCGTGCAGGCGCACTGGGGTCCGCCGCCCGGCGAGCTGTTCGTGGACCGCACCAACGACCCCGACGGTGAGATCGTGATCGCCGCAATGCGATCCGGTAACCTGGTGCTGCTGGTGCAGCCGCCGCGCGGCTTCGGCGAGAACCCCGTCGCGATCTACCACGACCCAGACCTGCCGCCCAGCCACCACTACCTGGCCGCCTACCACTGGCTGGACGCGGGTTTCGGGGCGCACGCGGTGGTGCATCTGGGCAAACACGGCAACCTGGAATGGCTGCCGGGCAAGACGTTGGGCATGTCGGCCGCCTGCGGGCCCGACGCCGCGCTGGGCAACCTGCCGTTGATCTACCCCTTCCTGGTCAACGACCCCGGCGAGGGCACCCAGGCCAAGCGGCGGGCGCACGCGGTGCTCGTCGACCACCTGATCCCGCCCATGGCGCGCGCCGAAACCTACGGCGACATCGCGCGCCTGGAGCAGTTGCTCGACGAGCACGCCAACGTGGCGGCGCTGGATCCCGCCAAGCTGCCCGCCATCCGCCAGCAGATCTGGACGCTGATCCGGGCCGCGAAGATGGACCACGATCTCGGGCTGTCCGAGCGCCCGGCGGAGGACTCGTTCGATGACATGCTGCTGCACGTCGACGGCTGGCTGTGTGAGATCAAGGACGTCCAGATCCGCGACGGCCTGCACATCCTGGGCCAAAAGCCTTCCGGGGAAACCGAACTCGACCTGGTGCTGGCGATCCTGCGGGCCCGGCAGCTATTCGGCGGCGAGCACACACTGCCCGGCCTGCGCCAGGCGCTCGGGTTGGCCGAGGACGGCACCGACGATCGATCCTCGGTCGACGGCGCCGAGGCCGCCGCCCGGGAACTGGTCGCGGCGCTGCAGGCCACCGGTTGGGACGCCGATGCCGTCGACCGGCTCACCGACAACCCCGACGCCGCGGCGGTGCTGCGGTTCGCGGCCACCGAGGTCGTGCCCCGTCTCGCGGGCAGCGCCGCCGAGATCGAGCAGGTACTGCGGGCCCTGGACGGCCACTTCGTCCCGGCCGGGCCATCGGGCTCGCCGCTGCGCGGCCTGGTCAACGTGCTGCCAACCGGGCGCAACTTCTACTCGGTGGACCCCAAGGCGGTGCCGTCCCGGCTGGCGTGGGAAGCCGGTGTGGCGCTTGCAGATTCGCTGCTCGCCCGGTACCGCGACGAGCACGGCCGGTGGCCGCGGTCCGTCGGGCTGTCGGTGTGGGGCACCTCGGCGATGCGCACCTCGGGCGACGACATCGCGGAAGTGCTTGCGCTGCTGGGTGTCCGGCCGGTGTGGGACGACGCGTCGCGGCGGGTCGTCGGCCTGACGCCGATCCCGCCGGCGGAGCTGGGCCGCCCGCGCATCGACGTGACCGTGCGCATCTCGGGGTTCTTCCGGGACGCGTTCCCGCACGTGGTCACGATGCTCGACGACGCGGTGCGGCTGGTCGCCGATCTCGACGAGCCCGCCGCCGACAACTACGTGCGGGCCCACGCCCAGGCCGACCTGGCCCAGCACGGCGACCAGAGGCGCTCGACCACAAGAATTTTCGGTTCCAAGCCGGGTACCTACGGTGCCGGGCTGCTGCAGCTGATCGACAGCCGCAACTGGCGTGACGACGCCGACCTCGCGCAGGTCTACACGGCCTGGGGCGGGTTCGCCTACGGGCGCAACCTGGACGGCCGGGAGGCGGTCGACGACATGAACCGGCAGTACCGTCGGATCGCGGTGGCCGCGAAGAACACCGACACCCGCGAGCACGACATCGCCGACTCCGACGACTACTTCCAGTACCACGGCGGCATGGTGGCCACGGTGCGGGCGCTGACCGGGCAGGCACCGGCCGCCTACATCGGCGACAACACCAGGCCCGACGCGATCCGCACTCGCACGCTCTTGGAGGAGACCACGCGCGTGTTCCGCGCCCGCGTCGTCAACCCCCGCTGGATGGCGGCGATGCGCCGCCATGGATACAAGGGCGCGTTCGAGATGGCCGCGACCGTCGACTACCTGTTCGGCTACGACGCCACCGCTGCGGTGATGGCCGACTGGATGTACGAACAGCTCGCCGAGCGTTACGTGCTGGATCAGGAGAACCGTAAGTTCATGGCGGAGTCCAACCCGTGGGCGTTACACGGCATGGCCGAGCGGCTGCTCGAGGCCGCCGGGCGCGGCATGTGGGCCGACCCCCAACCGGAAACGCTCGACGGTCTGCGCCAGGCGCTGCTGGAAACCGAGGGCGACCTCGAGGGCTGA
- the cobG gene encoding precorrin-3B synthase — MPRTRDTDACPGALQVHQAADGALVRVRLPGGMITADQLAALTAVAGGLGSGTLELTVRGNVQVRGITDVTAAAAAIAGAGLLPSATHERVRNIVASPLSGRAGGRADVRGWVGDLDAAIRAEPRLAELGGRFWFSVDDGRADVSGLGADVGAQVLDDGVALLLAGRDTGVRPDADGVIEALVAVALRFLEVRGKAWRVNELADVRVLLPAADPRGPTFPVRTGPPVGWIGQDDGRVTLGAAVPLGVLPARVAEYLVAVQAPLVVTPWRSVLICDLDEAVADAAVRVLAPVGLVFDENSPWLTVSACTGRPGCAHSVADVRADAARSLDPDSTVHRHFVGCERACGSPLAGEVLVATGDGYRLERSAAGRRRDEP; from the coding sequence ATGCCTCGAACCCGCGACACCGACGCCTGTCCGGGTGCGTTGCAGGTGCATCAGGCCGCCGACGGCGCGCTGGTGCGGGTGCGACTGCCCGGCGGCATGATCACCGCCGACCAGTTGGCAGCGCTGACCGCCGTCGCGGGCGGGCTGGGCTCGGGAACCCTGGAACTGACCGTGCGGGGCAACGTTCAGGTGCGCGGGATCACCGACGTGACGGCGGCCGCCGCGGCGATCGCCGGGGCCGGGCTGCTGCCGTCGGCGACCCACGAGCGGGTTCGCAACATCGTCGCCTCGCCACTGTCCGGCCGCGCCGGCGGGCGAGCCGACGTGCGGGGATGGGTCGGTGACCTGGATGCGGCGATCCGCGCCGAGCCGCGGCTGGCCGAACTGGGCGGCCGATTCTGGTTCAGTGTCGACGACGGCCGCGCCGACGTGTCCGGTCTGGGCGCCGACGTCGGGGCCCAGGTGCTCGACGACGGTGTGGCGCTGCTGCTGGCCGGGCGGGACACCGGCGTGCGACCTGACGCCGACGGCGTCATCGAGGCGCTCGTCGCCGTCGCCCTGCGGTTTCTGGAAGTGCGCGGAAAGGCTTGGCGGGTCAACGAATTGGCCGACGTGCGCGTGCTGCTGCCCGCTGCCGACCCGCGCGGCCCCACGTTTCCCGTCCGCACCGGCCCCCCGGTGGGGTGGATAGGCCAGGACGACGGCCGCGTCACGCTGGGCGCCGCGGTCCCGCTCGGCGTGCTGCCCGCACGCGTCGCGGAGTACTTGGTCGCCGTCCAGGCGCCACTGGTCGTCACACCGTGGCGCTCGGTGCTGATCTGCGACCTCGACGAAGCCGTCGCCGACGCCGCGGTGCGGGTGCTGGCGCCCGTGGGCCTGGTCTTCGACGAGAACTCCCCCTGGCTGACGGTCAGCGCCTGCACCGGCAGACCCGGGTGCGCGCACTCGGTGGCCGATGTGCGGGCCGACGCCGCGCGGTCGCTGGACCCCGACTCCACGGTGCACCGTCACTTCGTCGGCTGCGAGCGGGCGTGCGGCAGCCCGCTGGCCGGCGAGGTGCTGGTCGCCACCGGGGACGGATACCGGCTGGAGCGCTCCGCGGCGGGTCGCCGCCGCGACGAGCCTTAG
- a CDS encoding precorrin-8X methylmutase: MLDYIRDAAEIYRQSFATIRAEADLGRFPADVAQVVVRLIHTCGQVDVAGHVAFTDDVVARARAALRAGAPVLCDSSMVAAGITAARLPAGNEVVSLVADPRAAELAARQRTTRSAAGVELWADRMGGAVLAIGNAPTALFRLLELIDEGVAAPVAVLGGPVGFVGSAQSKQELIDRPRGMSYLVVRGRRGGSAMAAAAVNAIASESE; encoded by the coding sequence GTGCTCGACTACATCCGCGACGCGGCCGAAATCTATCGGCAGTCGTTCGCGACCATCCGCGCCGAGGCCGACCTGGGCCGGTTCCCCGCCGACGTCGCGCAGGTCGTGGTCCGGTTGATCCACACCTGCGGCCAGGTCGATGTCGCGGGTCACGTCGCCTTCACCGACGACGTCGTGGCGCGGGCCCGCGCCGCCCTGCGCGCCGGTGCGCCGGTGCTGTGCGATTCGTCGATGGTGGCCGCCGGCATCACCGCCGCGCGGTTGCCCGCCGGCAACGAAGTGGTGTCACTGGTGGCCGATCCGCGCGCGGCCGAACTGGCCGCCCGACAGCGCACCACCCGCTCGGCGGCCGGCGTGGAATTGTGGGCCGACCGGATGGGCGGCGCGGTCCTGGCGATCGGCAACGCGCCCACCGCCCTGTTCCGCCTGCTGGAGCTGATCGACGAGGGGGTCGCCGCGCCGGTCGCGGTGCTGGGCGGCCCGGTCGGATTCGTCGGGTCGGCACAATCCAAGCAGGAGCTCATCGACCGTCCGCGCGGCATGTCCTATCTGGTCGTGCGGGGCCGACGCGGCGGCAGCGCCATGGCCGCCGCCGCGGTCAACGCGATCGCGAGCGAGAGCGAATGA
- a CDS encoding precorrin-2 C(20)-methyltransferase → MTAPRGTARSAPRGTLWGVGLGPGDPELVTVKAARVIGDADVVAYHSARHGHSIARAIAEPYLRPGQIEEHLIYPVTTQSTDHPGGYAGALEDFYAEATRRIAAHLDAGRNVALLAEGDPLFYSSYMHLHTRLTERFDAVIVPGVTSVSAASAAIATPLVAGDEVLSVLPGTLPAAELTRRLADADAAVILKLGRSYSNVREALSAAGKLDDAFYVERASTRGERVLPAADVDANSVPYFSLAMLPGGRRDRGPATGAVAVVGLGPGDTDWMTPQTRRELAAATDLIGYAGYLDRVPARDGQRRHPSDNTDEPARARLACSLAEQGHAVAVVSSGDPGVFAMATAVLEEAKQWPGVQVRVIPAMTAAQAVASRVGAPLGHDYAVISLSDRLKPWDVIAARLTAAASADLVLAVYNPASKSRTWQVGAMRDILLAHREPGTPVVIGRDVSGPEETVRVVRLADLDPADVDMRCLLIVGSSQTQWHSVDSGDRVFTPRRYPF, encoded by the coding sequence ATGACCGCCCCCAGAGGCACCGCGCGAAGCGCCCCCAGAGGCACCCTGTGGGGCGTCGGGCTGGGACCCGGTGACCCGGAGCTGGTGACCGTCAAGGCCGCCCGGGTGATCGGCGACGCGGACGTGGTGGCCTATCACAGCGCCCGGCACGGTCACAGCATCGCGAGGGCAATCGCCGAGCCGTACCTGCGGCCCGGTCAGATCGAGGAGCACCTGATCTACCCGGTGACCACCCAGTCCACCGACCATCCCGGCGGCTACGCCGGGGCGCTGGAAGACTTCTACGCCGAGGCCACCCGCCGGATCGCGGCACACCTGGACGCCGGACGCAACGTGGCGCTGCTCGCCGAGGGCGACCCGCTGTTCTACAGCTCCTACATGCACCTGCACACCCGCCTGACGGAGCGCTTCGACGCGGTCATCGTGCCCGGGGTCACCTCGGTGAGCGCCGCCTCGGCGGCCATCGCCACACCACTGGTAGCCGGTGACGAGGTGCTGTCGGTGCTGCCGGGCACCCTGCCGGCCGCCGAACTGACCCGCCGGTTGGCCGACGCCGACGCCGCCGTGATCCTCAAACTGGGCAGGTCGTATTCCAATGTGCGGGAAGCGCTTTCGGCCGCCGGCAAGCTCGACGACGCATTCTACGTGGAGCGGGCCAGCACCCGCGGTGAACGCGTGCTGCCCGCCGCGGACGTCGACGCGAACAGCGTGCCCTACTTCTCGCTGGCCATGCTGCCGGGCGGGCGGCGGGACCGCGGCCCGGCAACCGGCGCGGTGGCGGTGGTGGGACTCGGGCCCGGCGACACCGACTGGATGACGCCGCAGACCCGGCGGGAACTCGCGGCCGCGACCGATCTGATCGGTTACGCAGGCTACCTGGACCGCGTGCCCGCCCGCGACGGTCAGCGCCGACATCCCAGCGACAACACCGACGAACCCGCGCGGGCGCGGCTGGCGTGCTCGCTGGCCGAGCAGGGACATGCGGTCGCGGTGGTGTCCTCGGGCGACCCGGGCGTGTTCGCGATGGCCACCGCCGTACTCGAAGAGGCCAAGCAGTGGCCGGGCGTTCAGGTGCGGGTCATTCCGGCGATGACCGCCGCCCAGGCCGTGGCCAGCCGGGTAGGCGCTCCGCTCGGTCACGACTACGCTGTGATCTCGCTGTCCGACCGGCTCAAACCGTGGGACGTCATCGCCGCCCGGCTGACCGCCGCCGCCTCCGCGGATCTGGTGCTGGCCGTGTACAACCCGGCGTCCAAATCGCGGACCTGGCAGGTCGGGGCGATGCGCGACATCCTGCTGGCTCATCGCGAACCGGGCACACCGGTGGTGATCGGCCGCGACGTCTCCGGGCCCGAGGAAACCGTCCGGGTCGTGCGGCTGGCCGACCTCGACCCCGCCGACGTCGACATGCGCTGCCTGCTGATCGTCGGGTCCTCCCAAACGCAGTGGCACTCAGTCGATTCGGGTGACCGGGTGTTCACTCCACGGCGCTACCCGTTCTGA